Proteins from a genomic interval of Coraliomargarita sinensis:
- a CDS encoding 5-oxoprolinase subunit B family protein, with translation MDVALKAYGETGILAHDLSEGERAGLCNCLRGQMPGGCLEYVEGYDTVLFIFKEPLPVSELAAWLKTIDPNEAKQVGRAIVEIPVTYDGPDLKSVAKQIGLSIDQVVEMHCSSTYTVRMMGFAPGFPYLDGLDPRLHLPRRKVPRKRIDPGSVAIGGAHGGIYSVASPGGWHLLGRIDRALFDPEAAQGDAPDFEAVFFFTPGDRLRFKPVDCF, from the coding sequence ATGGATGTAGCGCTGAAAGCCTACGGGGAGACGGGCATACTGGCCCATGACTTGAGCGAGGGGGAACGCGCTGGGCTCTGCAACTGTCTGCGCGGGCAAATGCCCGGGGGGTGTTTGGAATACGTTGAGGGCTACGATACGGTCCTCTTTATTTTCAAAGAGCCGCTACCGGTCAGCGAGCTGGCAGCATGGCTGAAAACGATCGATCCAAACGAGGCGAAGCAGGTGGGGCGTGCCATTGTCGAAATCCCCGTGACTTACGACGGTCCTGACCTCAAGTCGGTGGCGAAACAAATTGGCCTGAGTATCGATCAGGTGGTCGAAATGCACTGCTCGTCGACCTACACCGTGCGTATGATGGGCTTCGCCCCGGGCTTTCCTTACCTCGACGGCCTGGACCCGCGGCTCCATTTGCCCCGCAGGAAAGTGCCGCGAAAGCGTATCGATCCGGGCTCAGTCGCGATTGGTGGGGCGCATGGTGGTATTTACTCCGTGGCCAGTCCGGGTGGCTGGCACTTATTAGGGCGAATCGATAGGGCTTTATTCGACCCTGAGGCCGCGCAGGGGGACGCGCCGGATTTTGAGGCGGTCTTTTTCTTTACGCCGGGGGACCGGCTTCGCTTTAAACCTGTTGATTGTTTTTAA
- the hisF gene encoding imidazole glycerol phosphate synthase subunit HisF, whose translation MLSVRIIPCLDVHAGRVVKGVNFVNLIDAGDPVEQAKAYEQQGADELVFLDITASSDERNTMIDVVERTASECFMPLTVGGGLRNVGNIRDMLNAGADKLSLNTAAVLDPDLISKSSSKFGNQCIVVAIDAKKVEGENRWEVFTHGGRKPTGRDAVEWAKEVVARGAGEILLTSMDADGTKAGYDNELNRAITDSVGVPVIASGGAGTLDHLADALKEGHASAVLAASIFHFGTYTIREAKEHLRDCGLPVRL comes from the coding sequence ATGCTTTCCGTTCGTATCATTCCCTGCCTCGATGTCCACGCGGGACGCGTGGTCAAGGGCGTCAATTTCGTCAACCTGATCGACGCGGGGGACCCCGTGGAACAGGCTAAAGCTTACGAGCAGCAAGGAGCCGACGAATTGGTCTTTCTCGACATCACCGCCTCCAGCGATGAGCGCAATACCATGATCGACGTGGTCGAGCGCACCGCCTCGGAGTGTTTCATGCCGCTCACCGTCGGTGGCGGTCTGCGTAACGTCGGCAACATCCGCGACATGCTCAATGCCGGTGCGGACAAACTGAGTCTCAACACCGCCGCCGTCCTTGACCCGGATCTCATCTCCAAGTCCTCCAGCAAATTCGGCAACCAGTGCATTGTCGTCGCCATCGACGCCAAAAAAGTCGAAGGCGAGAACCGCTGGGAGGTCTTTACCCACGGGGGGCGCAAGCCCACCGGCCGCGATGCCGTGGAATGGGCCAAGGAAGTCGTGGCCCGTGGCGCGGGGGAAATCCTCCTCACCAGTATGGATGCCGATGGCACCAAGGCGGGCTATGACAACGAACTGAACCGCGCCATCACCGATTCCGTTGGTGTGCCCGTCATCGCCTCCGGCGGGGCCGGCACCCTCGACCACCTCGCCGACGCCCTCAAGGAAGGCCACGCCAGCGCCGTGCTCGCCGCCTCCATCTTTCACTTCGGGACCTACACCATAAGGGAAGCCAAGGAACATCTGCGCGACTGCGGCCTGCCGGTCCGGCTCTGA
- a CDS encoding biotin-dependent carboxyltransferase family protein: MSLKILSPGSGMALQDAGRVGLLRYGVPRGGALDRHAMRAANHLLGNPPDAPVLEILMQGAKLRVQEDAWVALTGADVCPAVPAWTARELKAGEVIECSAKAGGLFAYLAVPGGFQAERWFGSVSADLRIGLGAALKRGDELVFGRKLPPVSTERISRRILVEKMCRRYASNQLFSLLPGPQYEDFSKEARSTLVASEWTVSQHSDRTGYRLEGPSIDVPACIKSEPVLPGSIQVPGSGRPIVTMADGPTVGGYPKIAVFKDADRDRLAQCAPGTQISFQWAEL; the protein is encoded by the coding sequence ATGTCGCTGAAGATCCTATCACCGGGTTCCGGAATGGCGCTGCAGGATGCGGGCCGGGTTGGCTTACTCCGTTACGGCGTGCCCCGGGGCGGAGCGCTCGACCGACATGCGATGCGTGCCGCCAACCACTTGCTGGGGAATCCGCCCGATGCGCCGGTGCTGGAAATTTTAATGCAGGGGGCGAAGCTTCGGGTGCAGGAAGATGCCTGGGTCGCTTTGACGGGTGCGGATGTTTGTCCTGCCGTGCCTGCCTGGACGGCTAGGGAGCTCAAGGCCGGCGAGGTGATCGAATGCTCTGCAAAAGCCGGCGGACTTTTCGCCTATCTAGCCGTTCCGGGTGGGTTCCAAGCCGAGCGATGGTTCGGGAGTGTGTCCGCCGATTTGCGCATCGGGCTGGGCGCCGCCCTGAAGCGGGGGGATGAACTGGTTTTCGGTCGAAAGCTGCCCCCGGTATCGACCGAAAGAATATCGCGTCGTATTCTGGTTGAAAAGATGTGCCGCCGGTATGCCTCCAATCAGTTGTTCAGTCTCCTTCCCGGACCGCAATACGAGGATTTCAGCAAAGAAGCCCGAAGCACACTGGTCGCTTCCGAATGGACGGTGTCGCAGCATTCCGACCGGACAGGCTATCGTCTGGAAGGCCCCTCGATTGATGTGCCTGCTTGCATCAAGAGTGAACCGGTGCTGCCCGGTAGTATTCAAGTGCCCGGTAGCGGGCGACCGATTGTGACCATGGCGGACGGCCCCACGGTGGGAGGCTACCCCAAGATCGCTGTCTTCAAGGATGCCGACAGGGATCGACTTGCACAATGTGCGCCCGGCACGCAGATTAGCTTTCAATGGGCCGAATTGTAA
- a CDS encoding LamB/YcsF family protein: protein MGRIVINCDLGEDESDERTERLLAQVDAANICCGVHAGSAAKTRRTLQLAAEHAVMVGAHPGMASEGGRGEILPSPGAFRDLLSAQLCDFIAYAESHGVEVEYVKLHGSLYHAVEADHDYADIYLEVLASLELPLGVFALAGGSFKKKAQNAGIRVWAEGFADRAYTSDSRLVARTHRDALLSAEAAIKRFENWQRSQLLDTIDGGAIKLEADTFCVHSDSPDADALLAGLKHLSG, encoded by the coding sequence ATGGGCCGAATTGTAATCAACTGCGACCTGGGTGAAGACGAGTCCGACGAGCGGACGGAGCGGCTGCTCGCTCAGGTTGACGCCGCGAACATCTGCTGTGGTGTGCATGCCGGCAGCGCCGCCAAAACCAGGAGGACGCTGCAACTGGCAGCTGAGCACGCCGTGATGGTCGGCGCGCATCCCGGTATGGCAAGTGAAGGAGGGCGAGGAGAGATATTACCCAGTCCCGGGGCTTTTCGTGATCTACTCAGCGCCCAGTTGTGCGACTTTATCGCTTATGCGGAGTCGCACGGTGTCGAGGTCGAATATGTCAAACTCCATGGTAGTCTTTATCATGCTGTGGAAGCGGATCATGACTATGCTGACATTTATTTGGAGGTGCTGGCTTCGTTGGAATTACCGCTGGGAGTTTTCGCTTTGGCAGGCGGCAGTTTTAAGAAGAAAGCGCAAAACGCCGGAATTCGGGTCTGGGCCGAAGGTTTCGCCGACCGTGCCTACACCTCGGACAGCAGGCTCGTTGCCCGCACCCACCGGGATGCCCTGCTGAGTGCCGAAGCAGCCATCAAGCGATTTGAGAACTGGCAGCGTAGTCAATTACTGGATACCATCGATGGTGGCGCAATCAAGCTCGAGGCCGACACCTTTTGCGTGCATTCCGATTCGCCCGATGCGGACGCCTTACTGGCCGGGTTGAAGCATTTGTCAGGTTGA
- a CDS encoding UDP-N-acetylglucosamine diphosphorylase translates to MQTANELFEFPGSLPFASVFKPDLGPWEWVPLIKQALASLDGSEFQYSQEIPPGCSIEGQVYLHPSVKLPPFCSITGPVYIGEGCEIRPGAFIRGNVIAGKNCVLGNSCEFKNCLLLDGVQVPHFSYVGDSILGNKAHLGAGVICSNLRLDQADVPVQLADGSRISSGLRKLGALVGDHAEVGCNAVLNPGSIIGKRSVVMPNTSFRETLKANTIAYTKSPIQTLPRTD, encoded by the coding sequence ATGCAGACTGCGAACGAGCTTTTTGAATTCCCCGGGTCCCTTCCATTTGCGTCGGTTTTCAAACCGGATCTTGGGCCTTGGGAGTGGGTGCCATTAATCAAGCAGGCACTGGCATCGCTTGATGGCAGCGAGTTTCAGTATTCCCAGGAAATACCGCCCGGCTGCTCGATTGAGGGGCAGGTCTACCTGCATCCCAGCGTCAAGCTGCCGCCCTTTTGTTCGATCACGGGGCCGGTCTACATCGGAGAGGGCTGTGAAATTCGCCCGGGCGCTTTTATCCGCGGCAATGTCATTGCGGGGAAAAACTGTGTGCTGGGCAATTCCTGCGAGTTTAAGAACTGTCTGCTCCTTGACGGGGTACAGGTGCCGCATTTCAGCTACGTGGGCGATTCGATCTTAGGGAACAAGGCTCATCTGGGAGCGGGCGTGATTTGCTCGAACCTGCGCCTCGATCAGGCCGATGTGCCGGTGCAACTAGCGGACGGGTCACGCATCTCCAGTGGCTTGCGTAAACTCGGGGCTTTGGTGGGCGATCACGCCGAAGTCGGCTGCAATGCGGTGCTTAACCCCGGCTCGATTATCGGCAAACGCTCGGTGGTGATGCCCAACACGTCCTTCCGCGAAACCCTGAAAGCAAACACCATCGCCTACACGAAAAGCCCGATTCAAACCCTGCCGAGAACGGATTGA
- the hflX gene encoding GTPase HflX — translation MLRPDVNNILLAFAGNFVSLTGLHDVKEKPRMVERAMLIGITLPGEDKQNTRGLLDELRELVATLEIGIVHEREVAIRKPQAKYLVGSGKAEELIEEAKSRDCDVIIFDNELTPAQQRNWEQAAEDKILVIDRQEVILDIFGRRAQTKEAVLQVELARLEYNLPRLKSAWTHLNRQRGGGAIQRDAGETQLELDQRMVRTQISRVKHQLESVIQHREVQRKKRMTVPVPTCAIVGYTNAGKSSLLNKLANSDILAEDKLFATLDPTSRRCPLPSGQPLVVTDTVGFVRNLPHRLVDAFKATLEEAIVSNFLIHVLDVNSPDVEAHAETTLKVLGELGAKDKKIITVFNKIDALWDESTRHELALRYPDAYFISAHTGEGLDSLIDKMEAIIEEDFEQLKLLIPHDRYDLVARLHREGGVRKEEVRDEGTYVTGSVPDRLVTLVEPYVVND, via the coding sequence ATGCTTCGACCCGACGTGAACAATATTTTGCTGGCATTCGCCGGAAATTTTGTATCCCTGACAGGCTTGCACGACGTAAAAGAAAAACCACGCATGGTGGAACGGGCCATGCTGATCGGCATCACCCTTCCGGGCGAAGACAAACAAAACACCCGCGGGTTGCTGGATGAACTGCGCGAGCTCGTCGCCACACTCGAGATCGGGATCGTTCACGAGCGCGAAGTCGCCATCCGCAAACCACAGGCCAAGTATCTCGTGGGCTCGGGTAAGGCGGAAGAGTTGATCGAGGAGGCCAAGTCCCGCGACTGCGATGTCATCATCTTCGATAACGAACTCACCCCGGCTCAACAGCGCAACTGGGAGCAGGCCGCCGAGGACAAGATTCTCGTCATTGATCGCCAGGAGGTCATCCTGGATATTTTCGGACGTCGAGCGCAGACCAAGGAAGCCGTTCTCCAGGTGGAACTGGCGCGGCTGGAATACAACCTGCCCCGCCTGAAGAGCGCATGGACCCACCTCAACCGCCAACGCGGCGGTGGCGCCATCCAGCGTGACGCCGGTGAGACTCAATTGGAACTCGACCAACGTATGGTCCGCACCCAGATCTCCCGGGTGAAGCACCAACTGGAGAGCGTCATTCAACACCGCGAAGTGCAGCGTAAAAAACGGATGACCGTTCCGGTGCCGACCTGCGCCATCGTCGGCTACACCAATGCCGGCAAATCCTCCCTCCTCAACAAGCTGGCCAATTCCGATATTCTCGCCGAGGACAAGCTTTTCGCCACACTCGACCCCACGTCACGCCGCTGTCCCCTGCCCAGCGGGCAACCGCTGGTGGTGACCGATACCGTCGGCTTCGTCCGCAATCTCCCCCACCGCCTGGTCGATGCCTTCAAGGCCACACTGGAAGAAGCCATCGTATCGAATTTTTTAATACATGTTCTCGATGTGAACAGTCCCGACGTCGAAGCGCATGCCGAGACCACACTGAAAGTGCTCGGCGAGCTTGGGGCCAAAGACAAAAAGATCATCACCGTCTTCAACAAGATCGACGCACTCTGGGACGAAAGCACCCGCCATGAACTGGCGCTAAGATACCCCGATGCCTACTTCATCAGCGCCCACACCGGCGAGGGACTGGACAGCCTGATCGACAAGATGGAGGCGATTATCGAGGAGGACTTCGAGCAGCTCAAACTGCTCATCCCCCACGACCGCTACGACCTTGTGGCCCGACTCCACCGTGAAGGTGGCGTGCGAAAAGAGGAGGTGCGCGATGAAGGCACCTACGTGACCGGCTCCGTGCCCGACCGCTTAGTCACTCTGGTCGAGCCCTATGTCGTGAATGACTAA
- the menD gene encoding 2-succinyl-5-enolpyruvyl-6-hydroxy-3-cyclohexene-1-carboxylic-acid synthase, which produces MKQSSAEVFDDLSRSNVNSAWGALSMEVLARLGVQTVLTSPGSRSTPLTVAAVRNPKLEALTILDERSAGFFALGLAKRTHRPVALVCTSGSALANYMPAVVEASMSGTPLLLLTADRPPELQDCHSGQTIDQLKFYGDYVRRFHQLALPETELFGYLRQTLVHAVAQSLQPVPGPVHLNFSFRDPLAPDAGAKPVCSGGDLEAAATLITRPTEAVAASQGFDTVAVERLMSHSKGIIVVGTENPPCGDDVFADAVVMLSHKLGWPVLADVLNPLRNHAGENEALVSSYDALLRDTSTAQALEPTAILQIGNLPTSKVLRQWLGDLDASSFLLTRLSDNTDPLHRVATPLYGDAHALAEFLPHQKAESAWIEQWQSVESKTHKRLDEALDAMDELFEGKVAWLLSQYAPIDASVFLANSMSVRYGEYFWRPGNRAISIYCNRGANGIDGTLSTAMGVAHRGKPTILLTGDLAFLHDSNGLLAKKEMQGSLTVLLINNSGSGIFEYLPVSDQKEVFESHFATPQAVDVEQLCAAHSISYRQIESWDQFKAELSLSPESGVRLLELRTDRKADVAKLRGILG; this is translated from the coding sequence ATGAAGCAGAGTAGTGCAGAGGTTTTCGACGACCTGTCGCGTTCGAATGTGAACTCGGCCTGGGGGGCCTTGAGCATGGAGGTTCTCGCGCGCCTGGGCGTGCAGACGGTGTTGACCTCGCCGGGCTCCCGGTCGACCCCGTTGACGGTGGCCGCAGTACGGAACCCCAAGCTGGAGGCCCTGACCATTCTCGACGAGCGCTCGGCGGGTTTCTTTGCCCTGGGCCTGGCCAAGCGGACCCATCGGCCGGTAGCGCTGGTCTGCACCTCCGGTTCGGCTTTGGCGAACTACATGCCTGCTGTCGTGGAGGCCTCGATGAGCGGCACGCCTTTGCTTTTACTCACGGCCGACCGTCCACCGGAGTTGCAGGACTGCCACTCCGGGCAAACCATCGACCAGCTCAAGTTTTACGGCGACTACGTTCGCCGCTTTCATCAGCTGGCCTTACCCGAGACAGAGCTGTTCGGATATTTACGGCAGACGCTGGTGCATGCTGTGGCGCAATCCCTCCAACCGGTGCCCGGGCCCGTGCACTTGAATTTCTCATTTCGCGACCCACTGGCTCCCGATGCAGGGGCGAAGCCGGTTTGTTCCGGTGGGGACCTTGAAGCTGCGGCCACGTTAATCACACGGCCGACCGAAGCGGTTGCGGCGAGCCAGGGTTTCGACACCGTAGCGGTCGAGCGTCTGATGAGCCATTCCAAGGGAATCATCGTCGTGGGCACGGAGAATCCACCCTGTGGCGACGACGTCTTTGCCGATGCCGTGGTCATGCTCTCGCACAAGCTCGGCTGGCCGGTGCTGGCCGACGTGCTGAACCCTTTGCGCAATCACGCCGGAGAGAATGAGGCCTTGGTCAGTAGCTACGATGCCTTGCTCCGCGATACCTCAACGGCGCAAGCACTGGAGCCGACGGCAATCCTGCAGATCGGGAACCTGCCGACGAGTAAAGTCCTCCGGCAATGGCTGGGCGATCTCGATGCCAGCTCCTTTCTTCTCACCCGGCTCTCGGACAATACGGATCCGCTGCATCGGGTGGCGACACCGCTTTATGGAGACGCGCATGCGCTCGCGGAATTTCTGCCCCATCAGAAGGCGGAGTCTGCCTGGATCGAACAGTGGCAATCGGTGGAATCGAAGACCCATAAGCGATTAGACGAGGCACTCGATGCCATGGACGAACTTTTTGAAGGAAAGGTTGCCTGGCTGCTCTCTCAATATGCCCCGATTGATGCTTCCGTCTTTCTGGCCAACAGCATGAGTGTGCGCTACGGCGAATACTTTTGGCGGCCCGGCAACCGTGCCATATCAATCTATTGCAATCGCGGGGCCAACGGTATCGACGGTACCCTGAGCACGGCTATGGGGGTTGCGCACCGTGGCAAGCCGACGATTCTGCTCACCGGTGATCTGGCCTTCCTGCACGACAGCAACGGGCTTCTGGCCAAAAAAGAGATGCAGGGCAGTTTGACGGTGCTGCTGATCAATAATTCGGGCAGCGGGATTTTCGAATATCTGCCGGTTTCCGATCAGAAGGAGGTGTTTGAAAGCCACTTTGCCACCCCGCAGGCCGTCGATGTCGAACAACTTTGTGCGGCGCACAGCATCAGTTATCGCCAAATTGAAAGTTGGGACCAATTCAAAGCCGAACTCTCGCTTTCACCGGAGTCGGGTGTCAGGCTATTGGAATTGAGGACGGACCGGAAAGCGGATGTGGCAAAGCTGCGCGGAATCCTGGGGTGA